The Motilibacter peucedani DNA window GCCATGCTCTCGACCGGCCTGCCGCTGTGGGTCTCGGGCTCGACGCGGCTGCCGCTCGCGCTCTCCGGCGCCGTCGTGGTGGTCAGCTCGGTCGGCATCGCCGCGCTGCAGGTGCCCGCGGGCCGGCTGGTGCGTACCCCGCGCGCCGCGGCGCGCACGGCCGCCGGTGCGGGGTTCGTGCTCGCGCTCTCGTGCCTCGTGCTCGCGACGACCTCGGGGGGCAGGGGGCCGCTCGCCGCCGCGGCGGTGCTGCTGGCCGGCGTGCTGCACCTCGCCGGCGAGCTCGGCTACGTCGCGGCCTCCTGGACGCTCACGACCTCCCTCATGCGCGAGGAGGCCAAGGGCGCCTACCAGGGTGCCGCGGAGTCGGCGACCGCGACGGTGCAGGTCCTCGGGCCCGGGCTCTTCGCCCTCGCGGTCGGCGGGGCGGGCGCCGGCGGGTGGCTCGCGGTGGGAGCGGTGTTCGCCGCGGCCGGCGCCGGGGTACCCGTCACCGCACGGTGGGCGCAGCGCAACAGGGGCGTCGGTCAGCGTCCGCTGCGCCAAGTAGGGTGCCCGGAGAGCACGCCGGAGAGAGGGACTACGCATGTCGGAGACGAGCGCGCAGGCGCCGAAGTCGGTCGTCCTGCGCCGTGAGGGCGCCGAGGACCTCGAGCTCGCGGTGCTGCCCACGACCGAGGGCGCGCCCGGCGTCGACATCTCGCCGCTGCTCTCGAAGGCCGGCCTGGTCACCTACGACACCGGCTTCGCCAACACCGCCAACACCACCTCGGCCATCACCTACATCGACGGCGACGCGGGCATCCTGCGCTACCGCGGCTACCCGATCGACCGGCTCGCCGAGCAGGCCTCCTTCCTCGAGGTGAGCCACCTGCTGATCTACGGCGAGCTGCCCGACAAGACCCAGCTCGAGACCTTCGACCAGCGCATCCGGCGCCACACGCTGCTCGACGAGGACCTCAAGCGGTTCTTCGACGGGTTCCCGCGCAACGCGCACCCGATGCCGGTGCTCTCCTCGGCGGTCTCGGCCCTCTCCACCTTCTACCAGGACTCGCTCAACCCGTTCGACGAGACGCAGGTGTCGCTCTCGACGGTGCGCATGCTGGCGAAGGTCCCGACGATCGCCGCCTACGCCTACAAGAAGTCGGTCGGGCAGCCGTTCCTCTACCCGGACAACTCCCTCGGCTACGTCGAGAACTTCCTGCGCATGACCTTCGGCGTCCCCTCCGAGGACTACGTCCCCGACCCGGTGGTCGTGCGGGCGCTCGACCTGCTCTTCACGCTGCACGCCGACCACGAGCAGAACTGCTCGACCTCCACCGTCCGGCTCGTCGGCTCGGCCCAGGCCAACCTGTTCGCCTCCGTCTCCTCGGGCATCCATGCCCTCCACGGCCCGCTGCACGGCGGCGCCAACCAGGCGGTCCTCGAGATGCTCGAGTCGATCCGCGCCCAGGGCGGCGACGTCTCCGACTTCGTGCGCCGGGTCAAGGACAAGGAGGACGGCGTCCGGCTCATGGGCTTCGGCCACCGGGTTTACAAGAACTACGACCCGCGCGCGGCGATCATCAAGAAGACGGCCGACGAGGTGCTCTCCGCGCTGGGCAAGCGCGACGACCTGCTCGACATCGCGATGGAGCTCGAGGGGGTCGCGCTCTCCGACGACTACTTCGTCTCGCGCAAGCTCTACCCGAACGTCGACTTCTACACCGGCCTGCTCTACCGCGCGATGGGCTTCCCGACCCGGATGTTCACGGTGCTGTTCGCCATCGGCCGGCTGCCCGGCTGGATCGCGCAGTGGCACGAGATGATCGAGGACCCCAAGACCAAGATCGGTCGCCCGCGCCAGCTCTACACCGGGCCGGCCGAGCGCGACGTGGTGCCGCTCGACCAGCGGTAGCCAGGACGGTCCCGGTCCCGGTCCCGGTCCCTGTCCATGACGGGCCGGAGGTCCCCGCCCGATCGGCCCTGCACCTGCGGCCCGGCGCCGCCGATGCATGGACCAGTAGCCGTGCCGCCCGTGGCACGCCTGGTCCGGGGCGGTCCTCGACGTGGTGCTGAACCTGCTCGTCAGTCGCAAGGCATCACTGCTGGCCGGTGCGGCGGTCCTGGTCGCCGGCGGCGGCGCGGGCTGGCTGCACGCGACGGCTGCCAGGCCGCCGTCCGTCAACGCGTGGCAGGGCGCCGACGTCGGCGACGGGCTGCACCGCTTCGTCGTCACCCTGTCCGGACCGGGCGGCGCTGCGGGGTCCTCCGCGCCGCTCGCGCCGGCGCGCGGAGCCGGGCACCTCGACGCGGCCGCCTACGCCCGCGCCGTCGCTCAGGTCGGGGCCGGCGGGACGCTGCACCGCACGCCCGCCGGAGCCCTCGTCTACGCCCGCGGCTCGGCCTCGGCGGTCGTCACGCCCGCGCCCGCCGGGCCGTCGCGCCCGCCACGCCGCACCTCCGGCGACGCTCCGGTCGAGACCCTCGAGGCGGTCCGCGGGGTCGACTCGGTGCAGCGGCTCGACGCGCGGTCGGCGCTGGTCGCCACCCGGCTGTCCGAGGACGCGGTGACCGGGCTGCCGGGGGTGCACGGCGTGCGCGCCCCGCAGTCGGGGCGCTTCGCGTTCGCCGACCCCGACGACCCGGGCTTCTCCAGCTCCTGGCACCTGCGCAACACTGGCAGCGCACCCGGCCAGCCCGCCGTACGCGGTGCTGACGTCGACGCGCTGTCGGCCTGGGACGCGACGCTGGGGCAAGGGACGGTCGTCGCGGTGCTCGACAACGGCTTCGACGCGAGCCACCCCGACCTGCAGGGCGCGCTCTGGGACAACCCGGCCGAGGCGTGCGGCGCCGGCGACCAGGACGGCGACGGCAAGGCCGGCGACTGCCACGGCTGGAACTTCTACCGCAACAACGCCGACCTGCTCAACGGCGACGGCGGTCACGGGACCACCACCTCCGGAGCCGTCGCCGGGCGCATCAACAACTCCGAGGGCTCGACCGGCCTCGCGCCGGGAGCCAAGGTCATGCCGCTGGTCATCGGCAGCTCCGTCGCGGCCTACCCCGAACTCGCAGCGCTCGCGGTGAGGTATGCCGTGGACCACGGTGCCACCGTCATCAACGGCTCCTTCGGCGGTGGCTACTGCGCACTGCTGGAGGACGCCATCCGCTATGCGCAGTCGCGCGGGGTGCTGTTCGTGGCAGCAGCGGGCAACGACGGGGGCAACCGCGACAGCAGCGGGTTCTTCCCCGCCTCCCTGCCTGAAGACAACATCATCTCGGTCGGGTCGAGCACCGCGATCGACACCGTGTCGAGCTTCTCCGGCTACGGCGCGACCAACGTGGACCTCTTCGCGCCCGGCGAGAAGATCTACGGGCCGTGGAGCGGCGGCGGCTACCAGCTGGTGTCCGGCACGTCGCTGTCGGCACCGCTCGTCTCGGCCGCGGTCGCGCTCTACAAGAGCGTGCATCCGTCGGCTGCGCCCGCGGAGGTGAAGGCGGCCCTGCTCGACCACTCCATGAAGCTGCCGGCCTTCGCCGGCAGGTCGGTGTCGGGTGGGCGGCTCGACCTCTCGTTCCTCGCGAGTGCGTCGTCGGGCGGCGTCCGCTACGTCTTCAGCGGTGCCGGCGCCCAGCCGTCGGGCACCGCCCACCCGCGCATCCTCGTTTCCGGTGCGGCGCCCGGCGCCGACGGCGTCCGGCTGACGCTCGTCACCCGCGAGTCGGGCCAGGTGTGGGCGCTCGCCGACGCTGACGTCACCGTCGGGGGCGTCACGGGCACGACGGGCGAGGACGGCAGCGTCACCTTCCCCCTGGCCTACCGGGGCGCCAGCACCCTCTTCACGTCCGTCACCCTGCCCGACGGCGAGTACGCGGTGCTGGCCCAGCTGACGCAGGCAGGTACGCCGTTGACCCGGCCCTACGCAGCGCCCCTGGTCCTCGGCCGCACGGCCGCAGCGGCAGCGGGTGGCGCGGGAGCGGGTGGGGGAGCGAGCGGGTCGGTCGGCGCTGCGGGCTCGGGCGGCGCTGCGGGCTCGGGCGGCGCCGCCGGGTCGGGCGGCAGTGCCGGTTCGGGCGGCACGGTCGGTTCGGGCGGCACGGTCGGGGCGGCCGGTTCAGTCGGCAGTGCCGGTCCGGGCGGAGCAGTCGGCTCGGCCGGTTCGGGCGCGGCGGAGCCGGGCAGCGCAGGGGGGACCGTCAGCGCCGGGGGGACCGGCAGCGCCGGGGGGACCGGCAACGCCGCGGGGAGTGGCAGCGCCGCGGGAGCCGGCGGAAGCGCTGGAGGTGCCGCCGCTGGCGGTGCCGTCCCGAGCGGTGGCGCCCCGGGCGGTGGCGGTGGCGCGCCGGTGGCCCCGGCGGCGCCGCCGGCCGGCTCATCCGGCAGCCGCCCCGTACGCACGCCCGTCCTGACGTCGGTGTCGCCGTCCTCGCTGCTCGTGAGCCAGGCGGGGAGCTTCCTGACGCTGTCCGGCAGCGAGTTCCCGAGCGACCCGGCGGTCCTGCTCGGAGGCAACGCCCCTGCGTCGGTCGTCTCGGCGAGCCCGACGACCATCGTGGTGCGGGCGCCTGC harbors:
- a CDS encoding citrate synthase; translated protein: MSETSAQAPKSVVLRREGAEDLELAVLPTTEGAPGVDISPLLSKAGLVTYDTGFANTANTTSAITYIDGDAGILRYRGYPIDRLAEQASFLEVSHLLIYGELPDKTQLETFDQRIRRHTLLDEDLKRFFDGFPRNAHPMPVLSSAVSALSTFYQDSLNPFDETQVSLSTVRMLAKVPTIAAYAYKKSVGQPFLYPDNSLGYVENFLRMTFGVPSEDYVPDPVVVRALDLLFTLHADHEQNCSTSTVRLVGSAQANLFASVSSGIHALHGPLHGGANQAVLEMLESIRAQGGDVSDFVRRVKDKEDGVRLMGFGHRVYKNYDPRAAIIKKTADEVLSALGKRDDLLDIAMELEGVALSDDYFVSRKLYPNVDFYTGLLYRAMGFPTRMFTVLFAIGRLPGWIAQWHEMIEDPKTKIGRPRQLYTGPAERDVVPLDQR
- a CDS encoding S8 family serine peptidase — its product is MVLNLLVSRKASLLAGAAVLVAGGGAGWLHATAARPPSVNAWQGADVGDGLHRFVVTLSGPGGAAGSSAPLAPARGAGHLDAAAYARAVAQVGAGGTLHRTPAGALVYARGSASAVVTPAPAGPSRPPRRTSGDAPVETLEAVRGVDSVQRLDARSALVATRLSEDAVTGLPGVHGVRAPQSGRFAFADPDDPGFSSSWHLRNTGSAPGQPAVRGADVDALSAWDATLGQGTVVAVLDNGFDASHPDLQGALWDNPAEACGAGDQDGDGKAGDCHGWNFYRNNADLLNGDGGHGTTTSGAVAGRINNSEGSTGLAPGAKVMPLVIGSSVAAYPELAALAVRYAVDHGATVINGSFGGGYCALLEDAIRYAQSRGVLFVAAAGNDGGNRDSSGFFPASLPEDNIISVGSSTAIDTVSSFSGYGATNVDLFAPGEKIYGPWSGGGYQLVSGTSLSAPLVSAAVALYKSVHPSAAPAEVKAALLDHSMKLPAFAGRSVSGGRLDLSFLASASSGGVRYVFSGAGAQPSGTAHPRILVSGAAPGADGVRLTLVTRESGQVWALADADVTVGGVTGTTGEDGSVTFPLAYRGASTLFTSVTLPDGEYAVLAQLTQAGTPLTRPYAAPLVLGRTAAAAAGGAGAGGGASGSVGAAGSGGAAGSGGAAGSGGSAGSGGTVGSGGTVGAAGSVGSAGPGGAVGSAGSGAAEPGSAGGTVSAGGTGSAGGTGNAAGSGSAAGAGGSAGGAAAGGAVPSGGAPGGGGGAPVAPAAPPAGSSGSRPVRTPVLTSVSPSSLLVSQAGSFLTLSGSEFPSDPAVLLGGNAPASVVSASPTTIVVRAPALVAGTYDVTVAGTASSARLVAGFRYVDPTSSGPAPVFRAPAPVAAPGPVPAAAPAPVRAPAPAAAAPAPAAAAPAPAAAGPAPAAAPAPAAPAPAPAAAAPVPAPGGGTGSAPARTPRKVADAVVGGLDQSLWSQGGCGNGCDGVQV